The DNA window CGACGTTGAACGACCGCAACAGTTATCCGCGACGGACCTGGCAGCGATCGATGCCGAATTCCAGATTCCCGACGTCAGCACGCTCGATCCGAAGCGGCACGGTCAGGCCGTGAAGCTGGCCGGGCTTTTGTCGGTGGTTGGTGTTCGCCCGAGCGCGGCTTTTCTGACTTTGCACTCGTCGGCCGACGATTTCCACGCCAGTATCCCGCTTGATGCGGTGCGCGATCGGGCTGTGTTGATTTATGCCCTCGATGGGGAACCGCTACCGGCGAAGGCGGGCGGCCCGCTGCGGTTCTTTATCCCCGATTTTGCCGCCTGCCAATCGGCCGATGTCGACGAATGCGCGAACGTGAAATTCGTGGACCACATCGAGTTCACCGCCGTTCGCGGCCGGGACAATCGCCCGACGGATGAAGCCGAACACGCGGAACTGCACCGCCGCGAGGAAAGTCACTAGCTGTCCTTGCGCATCGTTTCGAATGCATCCACAGTGTTCATGCCGCCCGAGCGGCACCCGAAGGCATGAAAATATGCGTTGGCGGTTATGTTTCGACGTTGGCTTCCGGGCGATTTACTGAGCAGATTACGCAGATAAGAAATGAGTCGGTCGCCGTCTACGAAGCATAAGTGGATGATCGTTGTCATCTTCAGTTCTCAATCTGTGTCATCTGCGAAATCTGTGGATGGATTG is part of the Pirellulales bacterium genome and encodes:
- a CDS encoding molybdopterin-dependent oxidoreductase, yielding MRMHLQISGDVERPQQLSATDLAAIDAEFQIPDVSTLDPKRHGQAVKLAGLLSVVGVRPSAAFLTLHSSADDFHASIPLDAVRDRAVLIYALDGEPLPAKAGGPLRFFIPDFAACQSADVDECANVKFVDHIEFTAVRGRDNRPTDEAEHAELHRREESH